One region of Pagrus major chromosome 5, Pma_NU_1.0 genomic DNA includes:
- the tspan36 gene encoding tetraspanin 36 — translation MDCGILTSKTVLLFLSLVFWAAGAALAYVGAYVIKSYDNFDHFIQDKYTLIPAAIIIGVAVVMFIFGLVGCCATIRESKVGLSFFFMIIMLIFAAEVAALVFSFIYQNKISGDLERSMNDVFAKYNGDDAETRAVDYLQTQLQCCGVKNYTSWSNTTWYATHNQTVPQSCCKNTTAAQCTGRLDQPDLLNTEGCEPKLDHLLQGVLSYAMLVILGFAIIKFFGMLSVCVITCKTGNRRSGYQPLYA, via the exons ATGGACTGCGGGATTTTAACGTCCAAGaccgtcctcctcttcctcagcttGGTGTTTTGG GCTGCAGGAGCGGCGTTGGCCTACGTGGGCGCCTACGTGATCAAGAGCTATGACAACTTCGACCACTTCATTCAGGACAAGTACACGCTGATCCCGGCGGCCATCATCATCGGCGTCGCCGTGGTGATGTTCATTTTCGGTCTGGTGGGATGCTGCGCCACAATCCGGGAGTCCAAAGTCGGCCTGAGCTTT ttCTTCATGATCATCATGCTGATCTTTGCAGCTGAAGTTGCTGCTTTGGTATTTAGCTTCATCTACCAAAACAAG ATAAGCGGAGACCTGGAGCGCTCCATGAATGACGTCTTCGCAAAGTATAATGGAGATGATGCTGAGACCAGAGCTGTGGACTACCTGCAGACTCAG TTGCAGTGCTGTGGTGTCAAAAATTACACCAGCTGGTCCAACACCACCTGGTATGCCACCCACAACCAAACAGTGCCTCAGTCCTGCTGTAAAAACACCACCGCCGCACAGTGCACCGGCAGACTGGATCAACCAGACCTGCTCAACACAGAG GGTTGTGAGCCCAAGCTGGATCACCTCCTGCAGGGTGTGCTGAGTTACGCCATGCTGGTCATTCTGGGATTCGCCATCATCAAG TTCTTCGGGATGctgagcgtgtgtgtgatcACCTGCAAAACTGGCAACCGGAGGAGTGGCTACCAGCCTCTGTACGCCTGA
- the LOC140995943 gene encoding histone H1.3, with protein MSSPAAAVPLATPAKSPKKRARPQKKKTSPSVSDLILKAVSASTGRGGMSLAALKKALKAGGYDVVKNRARIVIAIRRLVANKSLVQTKGSGASGSFKLNKKPPTPRKKRVVKKKKPKTKKVKKASVKKAAAGASPAAKKSPKKKRKPKSPKKARKPTPTKKPAGAKKPKKPQGPKKVKRKVTKSTRTRAAAAKK; from the coding sequence ATGTCTTCTCCCGCGGCTGCCGTGCCCCTGGCGACTCCGGCCAAATCTCCCAAGAAGAGGGCCAGGcctcagaagaagaagacgagtCCCTCGGTATCAGACCTGATACTGAAGGCTGTCTCCGCGTCCACAGGGCGCGGCGGCATGTCCCTGGCAGCCCTGAAGAAGGCTCTGAAGGCCGGAGGATACGACGTGGTGAAGAACAGAGCAAGAATTGTCATCGCCATCAGGCGCTTGGTGGCCAACAAATCTTTGGTCCAGACAAAGGGCAGCGGGGCATCGGGCTCCTTCAAGCTGAACAAGAAGCCTCCCACACCTCGAAAGAAGAGGGtggtaaagaagaagaagcccaaaacaaaaaaggtcaAGAAGGCTAGCGTCAAGAAAGCAGCCGCAGGTGCCTCTCCAGCGGCCAAGAAGTCACctaagaagaagaggaagccaAAGAGTCCCAAGAAAGCCAGGAAGCCCACTCCAACCAAGAAGCCCGCTGGAGCCAAGAAGCCCAAGAAGCCACAGGGTCCCAAGAAGGTCAAACGTAAGGTCACCAAGTCCACCAGGACCAGGGCGGCTGCTGCCAAGAAGTGA
- the LOC140996636 gene encoding macrophage-expressed gene 1 protein-like: MKAAVTLLVLSLLHVCSSVPVSRPTNWLRQCRASTNLSITALEVLPGGGWDNLRNMDAGRVMNLSYFQCQTTEDGLYLIPDEVFVVPHKETGVETNSEIISSWLDQKSSTSNGINSDISFLHVLNGKFSTENQRMKIHQVKDSSTTARVQVRNFIYTVKAYPDFTLDTRFAQQAKDIADAIENNQTRNADYLSEKMVLDYGTHVITSVDAGASMVEEDYLRSSYVLNSVSESSSISAEAGLNFFDKLKFDISSQSAQQSSSLKTYQSNITYSLIQSHGGIPFYPGITLQKWQENIRNNLVAIDRSGFPLHFFINTNTFPDLPQPTVGKVAHRVSQAIERYYKVNTRPGCVDVNSKNFNFQANIDDSSCEGPATNLSFGGVYQECVQLSSDAGPLCDALAQKNPDTGDFSCRPPYSPTLLRSEVRQQGYTTYDCHDERYRCGFLHLSHCHRQVCQDNYHVRSARINTYWCSVNGQAPDNSGYLFGGIYSPSLLNPLTNGKRCPANFIPLKFLSDGQMICVSNDYETATRFSVPFGGLFSCESSNPLAGSQRHCPPRFSQHLATVSDGCEILYCVQSGLFTGGELKPIRLPPFTNPPLVSMQTTNTVMVMTEEDKTWVRVGKTKAWKLAKPEEIREMVRQLNPELSQMSSGEKAGVAFGLMGLMALVVIVVVVLVKRRRRVSGFTRARGYEEIRQEVEREEGEREPLQA; this comes from the exons ATGAAGGCAGCAGTGACCCTCCTGgtgctctctctccttcatgtCTGCTCTTCAGTCCCTGTCAGCCGCCCCACCAACTGGCTCAGACAATGTCGTGCCTCCACCAACCTCTCCATCACAGCGCTGGAGGTGCTGCCAGGTGGAGGCTGGGACAACCTCCGGAACATGGATGCCGGTCGAGTCATGAACCTCAGCTACTTCCAGTGCCAGACAACTGAAGACGGGCTTTACCTCATCCCAGATGAAGTGTTTGTCGTCCCGCACAAGGAGACGGGTGTGGAGACAAACTCAGAGATAATCAGCTCCTGGCTGGATCAGAAAAGCTCAACATCTAATGGCATAAACTCAGACATATCCTTCCTCCATGTGCTGAATGGAAAGTTTTCTACAGAGAACCAGAGAATGAAAATCCATCAGGTCAAAGACTCTTCAACTACAGCCAGAGTTCAG gtTCGTAACTTCATCTACACAGTTAAGGCTTATCCAGACTTCACTCTGGACACACGCTTTGCTCAACAAGCCAAAGACATAGCTGACGCAATtgaaaacaaccaaacaagGAACGCTGATTATCTCTCAGAGAAGATGGTGCTGGACTATGGAACCCATGTGATCACTAGTGTCGATGCTGGGGCTTCTATGGTGGAAGAAGACTACCTCCGCTCTTCATATGTGTTGAACAGTGTGTCAGAAAGTTCCTCTATCTCGGCAGAGGCAGGCTTAAACTTTTTTGACAAACTCAAGTTTGACATCAGCAGTCAAAGTGCCCAACAGAGCTCATCACTGAAAACATATCAGTCCAATATCACATACTCGCTCATCCAAAGCCATGGCGGCATACCATTCTATCCTGGCATCACTCTACAGAAGTGGCAGGAAAACATCAGGAACAACCTGGTTGCTATTGATCGGTCCGGATTTCCCCTACACTTCTTCATAAACACCAACACCTTCCCTGATCTGCCACAGCCAACAGTTGGCAAAGTGGCTCATAGAGTGAGTCAGGCCATAGAGAGATACTACAAGGTCAACACACGTCCTGGATGTGTCGACGTCAACTCCAAGAACTTTAACTTCCAAGCCAATATTGATGATTCATCCTGCGAGGGCCCTGCTACAAACCTCAGTTTTGGTGGTGTCTACCAAGAGTgtgttcagctcagctcagatgCAGGTCCACTATGTGATGCCCTGGCCCAGAAAAACCCTGACACAGGTGACTTCTCCTGTCGCCCACCATACTCCCCCACTTTACTGAGATCAGAAGTGAGACAGCAGGGTTACACTACGTATGATTGCCATGACGAACGCTATCGCTGTGGGTTTTTACACCTTTCACATTGCCATCGACAAGTTTGTCAGGACAACTACCATGTCCGCTCTGCTCGCATCAACACCTACTGGTGCTCTGTGAACGGACAGGCCCCAGACAACTCAGGGTATCTGTTTGGAGGCATATACAGCCCCTCTCTCCTGAACCCCCTCACAAATGGCAAAAGGTGCCCCGCAAACTTCATTCCACTTAAGTTTCTTTCAGATGGCCAAATGATTTGTGTGAGCAACGACtatgaaactgccaccagatTCTCAGTACCATTCGGAGGCCTCTTCAGTTGTGAGTCAAGCAACCCACTGGCAGGGTCCCAACGTCACTGCCCTCCCAGGTTCAGCCAGCATCTCGCCACGGTGAGCGACGGCTGTGAAATTCTTTACTGTGTCCAGTCAGGACTGTTCACAGGTGGAGAGCTGAAGCCGATCCGTCTGCCTCCTTTCACTAATCCTCCACTTGTCAGCATGCAAACCACAAACACGGTTATGGTGATGACTGAAGAAGACAAGACCTGGGTCAGAGTGGGGAAGACCAAGGCGTGGAAACTGGCCAAACCAGAGGAAATCAGGGAAATGGTACGCCAGCTCAACCCAGAATTGAGTCAGATGTCTAGTGGAGAAAAGGCAGGAGTAGCCTTTGGGCTGATGGGTTTGATGGCACTGGTGGTCATAGTAGTAGTAGTCCTGgtgaaaaggaggaggagggtgtctGGGTTTACGAGAGCTCGAGGCTATGAGGAAATACGTCAGGAGGTAGAGCgtgaagaaggagagagggagccaCTGCAAGCttaa